From Hirundo rustica isolate bHirRus1 chromosome 1, bHirRus1.pri.v3, whole genome shotgun sequence, a single genomic window includes:
- the CCR4 gene encoding C-C chemokine receptor type 4, with product MSSSSTESLEVEHSTFYEYYDSYYDAPKPCSKEGVRRFAASFLPVLYSLVFLVGLTGNILVIVVLFKYKRLKSMTDVYLLNLAISDLLFVLSLPFWSYFTIDQWVFGTPWCKIISWIYLVGFYSGIFFIMLMSIDRYLAIVRAVFSLKARTAFHGLITSFVVWLVALSASVPELVFRESFNEQNYTTCKTRFPGNITTWRLFSTLEINILGLLIPFIIMTFCYSMIIKTLIHCRNDKKNKAVKMIFVVMIVFFCFWTPYNIVIFLQLLEFIGVIKDCQVSRSLDYAFQVTEILGLFHCCLNPVIYFFMGEKFKKYLKMLFKNWQLPGYFCKWCGVHITYHTESTSSFHTQSTGDQDAL from the coding sequence atgAGTTCTTCAAGTACAGAGTCCCTTGAAGTTGAACACTCGACCTTTTACGAGTATTACGATAGTTATTACGATGCTCCAAAACCATGCAGCAAAGAAGGCGTCAGGAGGTTTGCCGCCTCCTTCCTACCTGTTCTGTATTCCCTGGTATTCCTGGTCGGGCTCACTGGAAACATTCTGGTCATCGTGGTCCTCTTCAAATACAAGAGGCTGAAGAGCATGACCGATGTGTACCTGCTAAACCTCGCCATCTCAGATTTGCTCTTCGTTTTATCCTTGCCCTTCTGGTCTTATTTCACAATAGACCAGTGGGTTTTTGGAACTCCCTGGTGTAAAATCATTTCATGGATCTACCTGGTCGGGTTTTACAGTgggatattttttattatgcTGATGAGCATAGACAGATACCTGGCAATTGTTCGTGCAGTGTTTTCCTTGAAAGCAAGGACTGCCTTCCACGGCTTGATTACTAGCTTTGTTGTATGGCTAGTAGCTCTTTCAGCTTCAGTGCCCGAGCTTGTATTTAGAGAGTCTTTTAATGAGCAAAATTATACTACCTGCAAGACAAGATTTCCAGGCAATATCACAACATGGAGGCTTTTTTCCACTTTGGAAATCAACATTTTAGGGCTCCTAATCCCTTTTATAATTATGACATTTTGCTACTCCATGATCATTAAAACATTaattcactgcagaaatgacaaaaagaaTAAGGCTGTGAAGATGATTTTTGTTGTCATGATcgtgtttttctgtttctggacCCCCTACAACATCGTTATTTTCTTACAACTGCTGGAATTTATTGGAGTCATTAAAGACTGTCAAGTGAGCCGGAGTCTGGACTATGCTTTCCAGGTTACAGAAATCCTCGGCCTTTTTCACTGTTGCCTCAATCCAGTCATCTACTTCTTCATGGGGGAGAAGTTTAAGAAGTACCTGAAGATGCTCTTTAAGAACTGGCAGTTACCTGGGTATTTCTGCAAGTGGTGTGGAGTTCACATCACGTACCACACTGAATCTACCAGTTCATTCCACACGCAGTCTACAGGGGACCAAGACGCTCTGTAA